A segment of the Actinomycetota bacterium genome:
TCCTCCCCTTGGAAGTCAATCTCGATCTTGCCCTTCTTCTGGGTCTGCTTGACCCTCACATTCGTGCCGAGCATTCCCCTGAGCTTCCGCGCGATGACCTTGAATGATTTCGGCGCCGCGGGGCGGGGGGTCCGCTCGCTTTGACCAGCAGCGTAGAGACGCGCGAGGTTCTCTGCCTCCCGAACGGACATTCCGCTCTCAAGGATTCGCTGTGACAGGCGGAGCCGCATCGCCTCAT
Coding sequences within it:
- a CDS encoding chromosome partitioning protein ParB, which produces EAMRLRLSQRILESGMSVREAENLARLYAAGQSERTPRPAAPKSFKVIARKLRGMLGTNVRVKQTQKKGKIEIDFQGEEDLERIYRLLAEGGVVVDGGDRS